One segment of Asaia bogorensis NBRC 16594 DNA contains the following:
- a CDS encoding metal-sensing transcriptional repressor, with amino-acid sequence MSPPNHRKIALRLKQAHGHLATILDMIEADRSCADLAQQIQAVENTLRNAKRALIQDHVEHCVIEAMEDGGTGRDDAMREFARLVKYL; translated from the coding sequence ATGAGCCCGCCGAATCACCGAAAAATCGCCCTTCGCCTCAAGCAGGCCCACGGCCATCTGGCGACGATCCTCGACATGATCGAGGCCGATCGAAGCTGCGCCGATCTGGCCCAGCAGATTCAGGCTGTTGAAAATACCCTGCGTAATGCCAAGCGCGCCCTGATTCAGGACCATGTCGAGCATTGCGTGATTGAGGCGATGGAAGATGGCGGAACCGGGCGTGACGATGCCATGCGCGAATTTGCCCGTCTCGTTAAATAT
- a CDS encoding pirin family protein, translating into MIDYRPFASIGHADHGWLKAAHHFSFAGYHDPARMGWGALRVWNDDEIAPDSGFPSHPHRDMEIITYVRQGAISHRDSLGNEGRTEAGQVQVMSAGTGIVHSEANLEAITTTLFQIWIQPDRRGHAPSWGTRPFPVEARANRLVTLASGVEGDEDALRINATARVRAATIEKGSALEWQLEPGWSGYAVLASGDVTLVTSGSRVKLAPRDGAALRDEALVTIEAASVSEIVIVETRD; encoded by the coding sequence ATGATCGACTACCGTCCATTTGCGTCGATCGGCCACGCCGACCATGGCTGGCTCAAGGCCGCGCATCATTTTTCCTTTGCCGGTTATCACGATCCTGCCCGCATGGGCTGGGGGGCGCTGCGCGTCTGGAATGATGACGAGATTGCACCGGATAGCGGTTTTCCCTCGCATCCGCATCGGGACATGGAGATCATCACCTATGTTCGTCAGGGGGCCATTTCACATCGTGACTCGCTGGGTAATGAGGGCCGGACCGAGGCAGGGCAGGTACAGGTCATGTCAGCCGGGACAGGGATCGTTCATAGCGAAGCCAATCTCGAGGCCATTACCACCACGCTCTTTCAGATCTGGATCCAGCCCGACCGGCGTGGTCACGCGCCCTCGTGGGGCACACGGCCTTTTCCAGTCGAGGCACGGGCCAATCGTCTGGTGACGCTGGCCTCCGGTGTCGAAGGTGATGAGGATGCGCTGCGGATCAATGCAACGGCACGGGTCCGGGCGGCGACGATCGAGAAGGGTAGCGCGCTTGAGTGGCAGCTTGAGCCCGGTTGGTCGGGCTATGCCGTTCTGGCTTCTGGCGATGTCACCCTCGTCACTTCCGGATCGCGCGTGAAACTCGCTCCACGCGATGGGGCTGCGCTGCGTGACGAGGCTCTCGTGACAATTGAAGCAGCCAGCGTTTCGGAAATCGTGATTGTCGAAACACGCGACTGA
- a CDS encoding LysR family transcriptional regulator → MTQRLPDFEALAIFARVVELGSFSAAARALGLSRPTISKAIARLEHSTGTYVLNRTSRQLALTETGQRVLTHANRILGEGEAAEAELRQAVHHPHGLLRLTAPISFGLNHVAPLLPDFLTRYPEIRLAMTYTDTQLDLIGGGFDIAIRIAAHAPSSLRALRLCRIPLFLVAAPAYLARHGAPSHPRDLRQHDGLIYEGTQSPGAWRMSRDGETMQVDPPTSRYRSNNAEAFLPALRAGLGIGIFPEFMIAQDIQNGTLIRLMPEWSLPETELCLLTPPGRSHPARVSAFLDHIGGALRKSPWRHST, encoded by the coding sequence ATGACACAACGCTTGCCTGACTTCGAGGCTCTGGCCATCTTCGCCCGTGTGGTCGAGCTTGGTTCCTTCAGTGCTGCGGCGCGGGCTCTTGGCCTGTCGCGCCCCACCATTTCCAAGGCCATTGCGCGTCTGGAGCACAGCACAGGCACCTATGTGCTGAACCGGACCTCACGCCAGCTCGCCCTGACTGAAACAGGGCAGCGCGTACTGACCCACGCCAACCGAATTCTCGGCGAGGGCGAGGCTGCCGAGGCTGAATTGCGCCAGGCCGTTCATCACCCGCATGGATTGCTGCGCTTGACCGCCCCAATCTCTTTTGGTCTGAATCATGTGGCACCCCTGCTCCCGGATTTTCTGACGCGGTATCCCGAGATCCGTCTCGCCATGACCTATACGGATACCCAGCTTGACCTGATCGGTGGGGGGTTTGACATCGCTATACGTATCGCGGCCCACGCCCCCTCATCGCTGCGCGCTTTGCGCCTTTGCCGCATACCGCTGTTTCTGGTGGCCGCACCAGCCTATCTCGCCCGGCATGGTGCGCCATCACACCCCAGGGATCTCAGGCAGCATGACGGGCTGATCTATGAAGGCACACAATCACCCGGAGCATGGCGCATGAGCCGCGACGGGGAAACCATGCAGGTCGATCCACCGACGAGCCGTTACCGCTCGAACAATGCTGAAGCCTTTTTGCCCGCGCTGCGGGCCGGGCTGGGTATTGGAATATTCCCGGAGTTCATGATCGCGCAGGACATACAAAATGGCACATTGATCAGGCTTATGCCGGAATGGTCCTTACCCGAAACAGAACTCTGCCTGCTGACACCCCCCGGCCGCTCCCATCCGGCACGGGTATCGGCGTTCCTTGACCATATCGGGGGTGCGCTCAGAAAATCTCCCTGGCGTCATTCGACATGA
- a CDS encoding helix-turn-helix domain-containing protein, producing MTSERSQKISPSFALTRRIAMLRKSQGLSQQQLADTLGVSRSAVAFWETGRVGSLRKYIPKLADLFGVSTEVFLTGMIEEDIPAVLTPDEDDLLRLYRLLNPEMKLTAQKWMERQVHKQNAAGKVIA from the coding sequence ATGACCAGCGAACGATCGCAGAAGATATCTCCAAGCTTTGCGCTCACAAGACGCATTGCAATGTTGAGAAAAAGCCAAGGTCTCAGCCAACAACAACTTGCGGATACATTGGGCGTTTCACGATCGGCTGTTGCTTTTTGGGAAACCGGACGTGTCGGTAGTTTGAGGAAATACATTCCCAAGCTCGCAGACCTCTTCGGGGTCTCGACCGAGGTCTTTCTGACCGGCATGATTGAAGAGGATATCCCCGCAGTCCTGACCCCGGATGAAGACGATCTGCTGCGCCTCTATCGCCTGCTCAATCCCGAGATGAAACTGACCGCCCAGAAATGGATGGAGCGACAGGTGCACAAGCAAAACGCCGCCGGGAAAGTCATCGCCTGA
- the cobM gene encoding precorrin-4 C(11)-methyltransferase encodes MTVHFIGAGPGAADLMTLRGRAILERVPLCLYAGSIIPPEILAFCGPETRQIDTAPLCLDEIEALFVAAHEAGEDVARLHSGDLSLYSAVAEQVARLERRGIAYTLTPGVPAFAAASAALGRELTVPGVAQSLVLTRLSGRASAMPEAETLEAFAATGATLAIHLAVHRLEEIVSRLLPFYGATCPAAVVARASWPDEHRVQGTLATIVSLMAAEPEARTALILVGRALEPGTFRESALYDPDYQRRFRGRDKDNVPLPAPRLVT; translated from the coding sequence GTGACCGTTCATTTTATCGGGGCGGGGCCGGGGGCTGCTGACCTGATGACGCTGCGGGGCCGCGCCATTCTGGAACGCGTTCCGCTCTGTCTTTACGCAGGCTCGATCATCCCACCCGAGATCCTTGCTTTCTGCGGGCCTGAAACCAGACAGATCGATACGGCGCCCCTTTGTCTCGATGAGATCGAGGCCTTGTTCGTTGCGGCTCACGAGGCCGGTGAGGATGTCGCCAGGCTCCATTCAGGCGATCTTTCGCTCTATAGCGCCGTGGCTGAGCAGGTCGCGCGGCTGGAGCGTAGAGGGATTGCCTACACGCTGACACCAGGTGTGCCGGCCTTTGCCGCAGCCTCTGCCGCGCTTGGGCGCGAGCTGACTGTACCGGGCGTCGCTCAGAGTCTGGTCCTGACGCGACTGTCAGGACGCGCTTCGGCGATGCCGGAGGCAGAGACCCTTGAAGCTTTTGCTGCGACTGGCGCGACACTGGCGATTCATCTTGCGGTGCATCGACTGGAAGAAATTGTAAGCCGCCTGCTGCCGTTCTATGGCGCAACCTGTCCTGCTGCCGTGGTCGCGCGGGCGAGCTGGCCTGATGAACATCGCGTGCAGGGAACGCTCGCAACGATTGTTTCCCTGATGGCGGCTGAGCCCGAGGCCCGCACGGCCCTCATTCTGGTTGGCAGAGCCCTGGAACCTGGGACGTTCCGCGAAAGTGCGCTCTATGACCCCGATTACCAGCGGCGGTTTCGTGGTCGCGACAAGGATAACGTCCCACTTCCGGCACCACGTCTCGTCACCTGA
- a CDS encoding cobalamin biosynthesis protein yields the protein MGRCAIAHQHGASRTNRDHAWIQAGHDGHTVQGCQTMIMGGLGCRLEASPEAMIDVVRLAIERWGLPHGFAVPAFRQNHAAVQAVAQLFKLPVTVVDLLSLASAQPRCLTHSERARMTMGFGSIAEGCALAVLGPHSQLLGARLAGDGVTCAFAMIKAGSLSP from the coding sequence ATGGGGCGGTGCGCTATCGCGCATCAGCATGGAGCGTCTAGGACCAATAGGGACCATGCATGGATTCAGGCCGGCCATGACGGTCACACAGTACAAGGCTGTCAAACCATGATCATGGGAGGATTGGGTTGCAGGCTCGAGGCATCCCCCGAGGCCATGATTGATGTAGTGAGGTTGGCCATCGAGCGCTGGGGCCTGCCGCATGGTTTTGCCGTTCCGGCATTCAGACAGAACCACGCCGCTGTGCAGGCTGTGGCCCAGCTTTTCAAACTACCCGTCACGGTGGTTGATCTCCTGTCTCTCGCCTCGGCCCAGCCGCGCTGTCTGACCCACTCCGAGCGCGCCCGTATGACAATGGGGTTCGGCTCTATCGCGGAAGGCTGCGCTTTGGCCGTTCTGGGGCCGCACAGCCAGTTGCTCGGCGCGCGACTTGCAGGAGACGGCGTGACGTGCGCCTTTGCCATGATCAAGGCCGGATCGCTGAGCCCGTGA